The DNA sequence ctctatctttctcaaataaattttaaaaaatttaattattgcttttatttcatAGATCTAGAAAATAATCTCAGCCAATAAATGGTTTCTAGAGGTCCTCTGTTGGTAAGTAGTAGAAAGTTTAAAAGTGCAAATCTATCTGGCTTCAATTCCTATTTTCTTAATTACACAGTAGGTGGTTACTGGCTTTGCCAAATCTTttgacctctctgagcctcagtgccCTCAGCTCAGCTCATAAAGCTTGAGACTGTAAAGTCACCCACCTTATTTCCAATTCAAAACCCTGGATTATTTTCACTCACACCTTCTCAGAAGGAGGGGAAAATATATAAGTTCATAAGTAGCTTAGTGAAATATCCAAAATGAAATTTCCAAGATATGCttctaaatatatttactttttgttttcagtGCTTAGGATGAAACCCAAGCACCTCTAGCAGGTCCCcataactgtttttgttttttgttttttgttttaatgtgtggggtatttttcttttttttctttcttttttttttttttttttttttttgttttgttttggcttttcaaggtagtgtctctctctagcccaagctgacctgaagttcactatataAGGTAGTCtcgaattcttggtgatcctcctatctccgcctcccaagtgcttggattaaaggcatgcaccaccacacctggctccttccaTAACTTATTACATAAACCATATATCAAGTAACCAGTACTCAACATTAAGCATCAGAGAAGACTGAGCTAAAAATTATAAGATTCCATGTACTTCTCTACACATGTGTAATATAAAGACAAAACACTGGAGCAATTTATTTCCACACAACTGAAACAGGAAATCTAGAATCTACTCTATCAGGGACCTGGGGAAATGGAGGAAAATGAACTCACTACACCAAACCCAGTGATCTAATCTGCTCACAGGGAGAAACCACCATCACATTCTCAAAACACACAAGCTAtggcatacaaaaaaaaaaaaaaaaaaaatgccaagcatATCTGGCAGAAAGCATCATTCTTTCCGTCTTTAGCAAAATTACCTATTCCCAAATTCATTTACATGTCTAATTTTGGTCTTTCAAATATTGGTATTGTTAATATTCTTCAGGGAAAGGCCACTTGGGAACCTTTAAGTTGGGGTTCACAAATGATGCATACCCCAGTACATTTATTGCAGGATGGAAAGGCAGActtttcctctctcctcattTCCTTCTACCTAAGTACCTCTTTATTCATTACTTTAATTACCTAATCGTAAATTTCTTTAGGGGGTTACTTAGAAAGAAAATTAGCATCAAAGCTTGGCAGTAAATTCAGGGGCTTTTGGAGACAGTCCAAGCTATTTCACCTGTGATTAATTAgaatttttggggtgtgtgtgtgtgtgtgtgtgtgtgtgtgtgtgttttctttaagTGCCAGAAGGCTGTTGAGGTCTTTAAGCAGGTACATGACTGCTGCTGAGGTGCAGCCATGATTCATGCGTGTGTCTGATGTCTGGGACCATAGCCCAGCTTTTGTTGGTGGTGTGCGTGCGACAGAGGGCCAGGGATAGGCTTTGGGAGCAGAAGCTTGGAGAAAAAACTCCAAGGACTATGAAGGCACAACAGGagcttctttaatatttttatttatttatttatttatttatttatttatttatttatttatttatttatttggcttttcaaggtagggtctcactctctagcccaggctgacctgaaactccctacatagtctcagggtggcctcgaactcacgatgatcctcccacctctcctcccaaatgctgggattaaaggcgtgtaccaccatgcccaacaatatatatttttataagtacAAATCCAAAAGCTCTCCTATCAAAATATTTCAACCCTGATGGTTTAGCAAACATCTTCCTTTCCATTAGTCCTAGGGTCAAGTGTGAGCTCTCTTTATAGAACACAGTATGAaattcatgtttgtttatttggttggtttggttttctaatttatttattattttttattaacaactctgcacattttttttctcaatttttattaacatcttccatgattgtaaacaatatcccatggtaattccctccctcccccactttcccctttgaaactccattctccatcatatcccctctccctctcaatcagtctcccttttattttgatgtcatgatcttttcctcctgttatgatggttttatgtaggtagtgtcaggcactgtgaggtcatgtatacccaggccagtttgtgtctggaagagcacattgtaaggagtcctacccttcctttggctcttacattctttccgccacctcttctgcaatggaccctgagccttggaaggtgtgatagaaatattgcagtgctgagcactcctctgtcacttcttcccagcaccacaatgccttctgagtcatcccaaggtcactgccatctgaaaagagaagattctctaccaagaaATTCATGTTTTTTAAACAATCTTTTCACAATGAATAAAGCAAAATAGCCAAACTTCTTTCAAGACAGCCCATGTCTGTCTAACATTTTATGCAGATGAAAAACGAGAGCAAAGGAAGTGATCTCTGAGTAATTGGCCTGGTGTAAAATTATCCCCAAAGTCTGGCAATAAAGCCACAGCAAGCTTTTGGTATGTCTGGGGAAAACATAGTAACACACCTCAGACGGCCCAGTGGAAAAATCGGTGATTGTTTCATTACAAACACCagtttatcatttttctttgtttgtttgtttttcttttgttgtcttttgagggaggatcttgctgtagcccaggctgatctgaaattcacaatggagtctcagggtggcctcaaactcactgcaatcctcctacccatgcctcccgagtgctggaattaaaggcatgcgccaccacgcctggctccatcaTTTTCCTTTATTGTCTATGAAACGGAGGAAAATTCTTTAAGCCATTTAACTCAGTCATGGTAGTGGGAAGTTTGACATTTTTGACAATTTCCACTGAAGAATCCATTACTGTCTAAGATCATTGCCATGCAATGTCCATTGCCCCAAGTCCACAATGTCCACAGCACTATTGAGACAACAAATTAAATATCTGGTACTTGCTCTCCCCAAGGACAAACAAGAATGGCAGTTGAGTTTTGTGCAGCATTCCCTGCCAACTTTGTTAGTACGGACCAGAGCAGGGTCCACAAATACTGTCTGCAGAGAATCACAAAGCAAGTATTTCAGACTTGTGGGCCATTGGGTCATTCTTGCAACTTCTCAATTCTGCTGCTGTAGAGAGAAAACAGCCACAATCAATAGGCAAAAGAGAGGGTGACTGTTTTCCCTGGAGAGGCCTCTACTGACCGCTGCGCTAGGGTACCACTTCCCAGCTGTAACAGATGTGGGAAACACCTGCGGATCTTCTTCCATGGTGCACGCCAAGCCCACAGGTCCATTGTGCCACTGCTGCGTTCGTTAACCAAACCACTAGAGATCAGGGCTgcttctgaaggaaaaaaaaacccagtagagggtccccacactctgcccggatatggcgacaccccaaatcactcacgagaagcggtcttgatgcaaactgcaagaggattttattccaagcgtgctggggcccacagtcgtacacctcccaggggtagaggactgcagagccccgaatgcaggaacaggacagtttttatagggtttctaacaaagcctgtgcattagaccaatcatttttttaatatcaggagcctgcagggtgttagccagtcagtttgtgccaccccatagtttctaagccaattagtttaatttgttcaagcccctcgtggaccaatcattctcttatgaccttggtggtcagcatttgcgcaggtccttgggtgggagtagcagagtgtggtaccagtctcctatgaccttggaggtcagcatttgcacaattccttaggtgggggtagcagagtatggtatcagcctcctatgtccttggtggtctgaggcgggctgctacagcttatggtgcgagctactaaggcttacagtgtgggctattaaggcttatagtgtaaggcttatagtgcaggctatttacagaaaccaaataagtggttcacttcattactcattttccatccttgagggctatctcatgccctttttacctagttttatattaagagcgggctctgatataatgagaagagggattctttacttgcttccaacagagagtaaagcctggagtttgaggtatgcaggggcccgcttaagctccctttggagcatgatagtatttctgggcttctgaattcttgggcctttcacttctGGTCAGTAAACCCCACTTTGGGCAGTCAGGTGCTACAGGGTTTTCTTAAAACATGTCCTTCCAGTCTATTTTCAATGATGTCGAAGCTCAGAAAACAGCGATGTTCACTGGAAATATTGCTGTAGACTAGTTTGAGGTTGAAATCCTCCACACCTATTGTCTTCAAAGGCTGCCGCTCCTTTTTCACTGGGAGAGCCTATCACCTTCCTTCCATCCCCAAGCTGGCTTGTTGAAGGGCGCTCACGCTCCTCACTGGACACATGGCTCCTCTGTGGTGCGGCTGCAGATGCAGCTCATCAAAGTCTTTCACGACCTTGCTGCCTCCAGAGCTGCGTCTTCCCAGCCTCATTACACGGGGCTCTAGCCACAGAGCAGAGGGTCCTCTGGCCCTTCCTAATTGGCTGCAATGCAAGTGCTAATGTAGGTTGAAAGACCAATTAACTGGGCTTGTTTCTACCAACGCTGCCTCTGAACATCAATTATGCTAACAACACTCTGAATTAAGACATTTCCCAGCCACTGTCATTTGCTATGGGACACTTCAGAGAATAAGAGAGGAGCTGCCTCTCACTGCCTGCCTGAAGGTTTCCCTCTCCTGCTCTCGCTGCCGCACAGAGCTGGCAGGGAACACCACTTCAGAACTGAGATCACCAGAAGGCAGGGAAAGAATCCACAGTAACTGGCTACTTGATCTAGGCCTCGGTAGGGACTGAGGTCCAACAGGTTGGAGAATAGTTGAGTAGAGACTGCTAGGAATCACTGCGTCATCTCACTGCACTGAGAATGGAAAACACCAGGCACCAGGATGTGCAAAGGGTACTTTGCCTAAAACCTCAATCAATCAacaaccaatcaatcaatcaatagaaACGATTGAGAGGAAGGAGACAGCTATATCGTCTTCTACAGCTTTACAGTTGAGCTAGTTTTAAATTATTCTCCTCCCATCCCATCCTACCCCATCACAGACTGCTCCCCTGGAATGTACTTCTTGatttttcaacattatttttaggcaagcccaacagactggcctctttttttttttttttttttttttttcttaatgtgagGGAGTAAgagtggcagagacagaaagagagggagagaggggggcagggCGGGGCGGAGCGGAGCGGGGAGCGGCAGGGGCTGGGCTGCGCTGCAGCCAGAGATGCTGTCGGGCCGCCGAGGCGCTTGGCAGCCGAGAACCCCACATTAAGGGCACCGAGGTGGAGGGGCACTGCCTAGCCGGCAGGCAGAGTGGACACTGAGGCCAGAAGAGTTGGATGACACAGACCACTGAATCTGCTGGGCGTCCCCGTTATGAACCCTTTGTGGAGCACGTCTGCAGGTCCTGTGCGCAAACGATCTGATGGGGATGAGAAAACATTAACAACAGGTGATGTGAAAACTAGTCCTCCACGAAGTGCACCAAATAAACAGCTGCCTTCTGTTCCCAAAAATGCTTTGCCCATCACGAAGCCTACATCTCCTGCCCCGGCAGTACAGTCAACAAATAGCACACATGCATCTTACGGACCCTTTTACCTGGAGTACTCACTTCTTGCAGAATTTACCCTGGTTGTGAAGCAGAAGTTGCCAGGTGTCTATATACAGCCATCTTACCGCTCTGCATTAATGTGGTTTGGAGTAATATTCATACGGCACGGGCTGTATCAGGATGGCGTGTTCAAGTTTACAGTTTATATCCCTGATAACTATCCAGATGGTGACTGTCCACGCTTGGTGTTTGATATTCCCGTCTTTCACCCGCTAGTTGATCCCACCTCAGGTGAACTGGATGTGAAGAGAGCATTTGCAAAGTGGAGGCGGAACCATAACCATATGTGGCAAGTTTTAATGTACGCAAGGAGAGTTTTCTACAAGATCGACACAACGAGCCCCCTAAACCCAGAAGCTGCAGTACTGTATGAAAAAGATGTTCAGCTTTTTGAAAGTAAAGTGGTTGACAGTGTTAAAGTATGTACTGCTCGTTTGTTTGACCAGCCGAAAATAGAAGATCCCTACGCAATTAGCTTTTCTCCATGGAACCCTACTGTGCATGATGAAGCCAGAGAGAAGATGCTGACTCAGAAAAAGCCTGACGAACAGCACAATAAGAGTGTTCATGTTGCTGGCCTTTCATGGGTAAAGCCTGGCTCAGTACAACCTTTCAGTAAAGAAGAGAAGACAGCAACAACTTAAGAGACGGCAAATCTGGTGCACCGCGCACTTTCCTGCTGGACTCTGGCCTAGTTCAAGCTGACTAATGGCGAAGGACTGCCTGAAGAGTAAATGCGTAACAGTGACTGTTCTCGGCGTTGTCCGTGGATTCGTAGGTTCTAACAGCAGGGTACGGAAGGCCCTCATTAAGTAATGTGTTACTTCTGACAGAAGTGTCTTAGTCTGGCTATCTAGTTCAGTACTCCAAATTGTTGGGGACCTTGAGGCTTAAGTATTTTTCTGAATATGATGCTAGAGGTAAGTTGCGTTTACTTAAACTAATAGAGTGGAGAAAAACCTGCCCTCTGTAATAGTTTGCAAGGTGGTGCTTTCGGTTGTACATATGTTAGGATATGGACAGGAAAGGTTTAGAGAGAGCAGGTTCCGGAGCTCAGCACTTTGAAGTGGAAGAATGTGTGATTTCAGTCTTCAGCCTACTGTCTTACCGATCGATAAACTACTATCTCCGAGAAACATTAGAAAAGTGGGGGGAAACCAGAATGCttgttcatggtttttttttttttaaagcaaattattgtatttttatggTAAATGGGAGAAAAAAGTGTTGAAACGGTTTTTAATGAGTCAGATATTTAAATGATGAATGACTAATGTAGTAGTgataaaataaaccaataaatgataaaaaaaaaaaagagagggagagagaattggcacgccagggcctccagccactgaaactgaactccagacacgtgcgcccccttgtgtgcacgtacGACCTTGCATGCtggcatcactttgtacatctggcttacatgggtactggagagtcaaacatgagtccttaggcttcataggcaaatgccttaaccactacgcaatctctccagcctttttcaaCATTTTGCTCCTTATGTGGCTCaagttattttgatgtcttctgaAGATTGTTCACCTCCTATGAACCACCCATGCTGAGTAACCATATTAAAGACATAATCCCCACCTTGGTGTTAACATTGTAGTTGGAGAAACTGGATTAATTCTGATATCTGGTCATTTATTCTATCGTCCATTCATTCGACAAATATGTGTTAATTAGCGATTATATTCCAGATGCTTTGGTAGGCCTTGTCCTAAATAAACTTGGCAATAGTAATTCTAAGTatcacttcttggcctttgggTTAAGGTCAAGTGTAAGGCTGTGTGAACTGTGCCTTCATGACTGTGGTACAGCTACTAAGAGAGTCAGAAATACACAAGCAATGGCAGTTCAATAAAATCATGTGCacagggctaaagaaatggcttagcaattaaggtgcttgcctgtgaagcctaaggagcaaggttcagtttcccagtacccacataagccagctgtacaaggtggcacatgtgtctggagtttgtttgcagtgactagaagccctggtacacacattctttctctatctgcctcttattcttcttttctctctttctctctctcactctccctttctcaaataaataaataaaataaaatatgtttaaaaaaaaataagct is a window from the Jaculus jaculus isolate mJacJac1 chromosome 12, mJacJac1.mat.Y.cur, whole genome shotgun sequence genome containing:
- the LOC101617005 gene encoding AKT-interacting protein-like, with the protein product MNPLWSTSAGPVRKRSDGDEKTLTTGDVKTSPPRSAPNKQLPSVPKNALPITKPTSPAPAVQSTNSTHASYGPFYLEYSLLAEFTLVVKQKLPGVYIQPSYRSALMWFGVIFIRHGLYQDGVFKFTVYIPDNYPDGDCPRLVFDIPVFHPLVDPTSGELDVKRAFAKWRRNHNHMWQVLMYARRVFYKIDTTSPLNPEAAVLYEKDVQLFESKVVDSVKVCTARLFDQPKIEDPYAISFSPWNPTVHDEAREKMLTQKKPDEQHNKSVHVAGLSWVKPGSVQPFSKEEKTATT